The genomic region GCACTGACGCGCCGATGGTGGCGCCTATTGCTGCCAGCGTGCCGCCCAGAAACGCACCATAGACAAAGCCTCCGGCAACCGTGAGCAACCAGGCGGCGGGGAAGGCCACGGCTGTCGCCACGGCATAGCCCAGCACATAGATCAGCGCTGCCAGCAGCCCATTCTGGCTCGCAAACGCCTTGATACCCTCGCGCGCCTCGGCAAGGTAATCGAGCGTAAAATAGCGCTGCCAGCCCAGCAGCAGGCCGGTGATCAGCACGCCGAGTAGAATGGCGATAGGCACAAAGCGGCTCAGGCCGCGCGATGCTGTGCCTTTGGAGGCAGCATCGGCCGCAGGGACGGGGTCATTCATGGGTATCAGTTCTTTCTGAACGGCAGCAGCAGGGACCATTTGAGCCCGCTGGGCTGTTGTTGGTCGCGATAGGCGGCAAGTCCGATATCCATATCGAGGTGCCCCTTGGCGGGCTGATCGGTATAGGTGGCGAACAGGCGATCCCATATCGACAGGCTGAAGCCGTAATTGCTGTCGGTTTCCTGCCGGATTGTTGAGTGGTGCACCCGATGCATGTCAGGCGTCACCAGGACCAGTCGGACCAGCCGGTCGATTGGTTTGGGTAGGGCAATATTGGCGTGATTGAACATGGCGGTGCCGTTCAGGATCACCTCGAACACCAGCACCGACCAGGCTGGCGCACCCAGCGCCAGTACGATGCCGACCTTCCAGAACATCGAAATGACGATCTCGAGCGGGTGAAAGCGCAGGGCGGTGGTCAGATCAAAACCGGTATCGGCATGGTGCATGCGATGGATGCGCCAGAGCAGCGGAATCTTGTGGCTGAGCAGATGTTCCAGCCACACGGCGAAATCGAGCACGATGATCGACACCAGCGCCGCAACCCAGACCGGCACGCCGAACTGGTTGAACAGACCAATACCCTGGTTTTCGGCCCATAGTGCGCTACCGACCGCGGCGGCGGGGAAGATGATGCGCAGCACCACTGAGGACAGGATCAGCATGCCCACATTGGTGAGCCAGCGACGGGTCTTGAGCGCAGCCTGCATCTCGGGCCGCTCCAGACGCGGGTGCAGCAGCTCGATGATCGCCAGCGTGCCAAAAATCAACAGGAAGGACCCGAAGCGGATCACCGGCTCGGGCAGAAACAGACCATTATCGGGCATTGGGCTTCTCGCTATTGGCCGCAGTGGCGCGGAAGGCTTCGATCAGTTTGTCATCAGGGGCGGCCTCATCCTGCGTCGGCCTGCCGACGCGCAGCAGTGCAATGGTCTTGGCCAGTTGATCAACATAGGTGCCGCATTTGCTGCACATCAGCAGATGCAGCTTGAACCCGGCGCGCTGGCGCAGGCTCATCTGACCTTCCAGATAATCGGTGGCTCTCTCATTGAGCTCGCGGCAAGTGAGCATGATGGTCTCCTGGGAGCGCGTACCCGGCATTGGCAAGCGCCGTCTCTAGCTGAGTGCGTCGGAGCGCGGCATTGTTACAAACAATCTCAGGCAGGGGGTGGCGACAGCACCTGTTCGAGGGCGGCCCGCACGCGCGTACGTCCGCGATGCAAAAGAATGCGTTGATTGGCGTCGGTGATGTCGAGCACCGAACAGGTCTCGGTCGCACTCAACCCTTCAATGTCGCGCAGGGTGACCACGGCGCGTTGATTGTCGGGCAGCGCATCCACGGCCGCCAATGCATGTTCCAGTGTCTGTCTGCCACCAACAATGCGCTCGGGATCGATCTCGGACCATTGGCCCGGCGGCGATAGCCAGGTGCCGTCACCGGAAAATCGGTCGGCATCCACGCCGGGGTCATTATAGCCCATATCGGTGAAGGAGACAGTACGCCCCTCGCGGCGAGCCTTGCTGCGCGCAATATTGGCGAGTACCGAAAAGCTCCACGTCTTGAGCGTTGAGCGTCCCTCGAACTCGCGGATGCCCGCGATCAGTGCCAGCCAGGTATCCTGCACGGCCTCTTCGGCCGCGGCCCGGTCGCGCAGGAAGCTGCGGGCAAAGGCGAGCATGGAGGGCTGCTGGCGCGCAACGAGTTGACGAAAGGCTGCCTCATCGCCGCGCCTGAGCGCTGCAATCAGTGCTGTCTCGTCTGTCGTGCCGCTCGCTGCCATCCATGTTCCCCCTCGACGCAACTGCGTCACTAGCAGCAAAGCCGGGCATAAGCGCCTGTCTTCGCGAGATTGTGTCATATGGCGCTGCAAGGAAAGTGCATGCTGAATGTAACATTTGGTCTGCTGGCGCGACCAAGCCGTAAGAACCTGCAGACCTCACACCAACCCGAGCGGGCTAAGCTTATGATCGACAGCTATCTTATCCCGCCACAGGAGCGGGTCTTGCGCCATCCGGCGCGCTGGCTGCTCGGCCTCGGCGTCAGTGCCAACGCCCTGACATTGACCGGTTTCGTCATTGGACTGGGCGCGCTCCCCGCCATTGCTCTGGGCAATTTCTGGCTTGCCCTGCTATTGATCGCCATCAACCGTGTCCTGGACGGGCTGGATGGCGCGGTGGCCCGGCAGGCCGGACCCACCGATCGTGGCGCCTTTCTCGATATCGCGCTCGATTTCTTCTTTTATGCCTCGATCCCGTTTGCCTTTGTGCTGGCCGATCCTGCTGCCAATGGAGTTGCGGGGGCCTTGCTGCTGTTCTCGTTTATTGGCACCAGCTCGAGCTTTCTGGCCTTTGCCGTGATTGCCAAGCAACGCGGCATGACCGCGCTCGCCATGCCCAAAAAGGGCATCTATTATCTCGGCGGCATCACCGAAGGGGCCGAGACCATCGCCCTGTTCGTGCTGATCTGCCTGTTTCCAGCGCTGTTTCCAATTGCCGCCATCTCCTTTGCCGCTCTGGCCTTTCTGACCACGGCAATTCGCTGGTGGTGGGGCTGGACCAGCTTTGACGCCAAGTGAGCACGCTATGTCGCGGAACTGTCCATGGCTGATGTGCGGCTAAGCGGCCTCGCCAAATCCTTTGGCTGATCTGGGCGTGACGCTCGTCGCCAACCGCATCACCGGCAGCAACGACGCAGTTGATCTGGTGATCACCGAGGCGGCTGCTGGCCGTGGCGTTGGTCAGGGAAGCGTCGATGCCATTTGGCTCAATGGCGAAAACTTCTTCACGCTCAAGCAGCAAGACCTGCTGCTCGGCTCATTTGACCAGGCCATCCCCAATGCCGTCAATTTCGAGTTCGATGCCGCCGATCCGCGCGCGGCGCTCAATCTGGGTGATTTCAGCTGCTGACCGCGGTCTATCAGGGGGTCGCTCCTGACTATGAAGAGCAGGCCCGCATCCTGGGCGCCAGTCCGCGCCATACCCTTTGGCAGGTGACGCTGCCCATGCTGCTGCCCGGCGTCATCGCCGGCAGCCTGTTCACCTTCCTGGTCTCGACCAATCTGTTTCTGCTTACTTTCCTTTTGGGGCAGGGCAAGATCATCACCCTGCCAACCCTGCTCTTCTCCAAGCTGGCCGGTGGCGCGCTTGATCCCAGCGCCGCCGGCATCGCCCTGGTCGCGGCGCTGCCGGGCATCGCCCTGCTGCTGGTATCGGAACGCTTTTTGCGCCATCGGCCCTGGCTGTCGCGCTAGCGGGCAGCGCCAGAATATAAAAAAGACAATCACGGTGCCGTGATCGCGTAACCGGATGGACCCTTCCGCCGAATGACTGGGCATGGAACCGAACGGGTTCCTTTTTGGAAGGAGATCCATCATGAATCGCATGTCTTCGCTGGCCCTGGCCGCAACCCTGCTCACCGCCGCAGCCGGCATGTCCGCACCCGCCGCTTTGGCTCAGGACACCGAGAAATGCTACGGCGTTGCCATGGCAGGCCAGAACGATTGCGCTGCCGGCCCCGGCACCACCTGTGCTGGCACCTCCACTGTCGACTACCAGGGTAATGCCTGGAAGGCCGTTCCTGCCGGCACCTGCGTGTCGATGGAAATCGACGGCGACCGCATGGGCTCGCTCGAAGCCCTTGAGCGCGACGTGCCAATGACCTGATCTGTCCACGACCCTATCCCGGAGATCCGTTCATCGGGTCTCCGGATCCAGTCTCAGGGAGATCACCATGCCCGCCAATCATCTGCCCGCGCGCGCCGGTCTTGGCCTCAAGCCGCAGCACTATGCCCAGATCATCGAAACCGCGCCCGATATCGGCTTCTTTGAAGTCCATGCCGAAAACTATATGGGCGATGGTGGCCCGCCACACCGCTATCTCACGGCCATTGCCGAGCGCTACCCCATCTCACTGCATGGTGTTGGTCTCTCGATCGGTGGTGAAGGCCCGCTCGATACCGCTCATCTCACGCGCCTGCGGGCGCTGATTGATCGCTATCAGCCGCAATCCTTTTCCGAGCATCTCGCTTGGTCTTCCCATGACGAGAGCGCGCTCAACGATCTGCTGCCGCTGCCCTATACCCAGGCCACACTCGATACTGTCGTCGCTCATATCGATCAGGTGCAGCAGGTGCTTGGCCGCCGCATGCTGCTCGAAAACCCGTCCACCTATGTGTTGTTTGCCGAAAGCACGATC from Devosia litorisediminis harbors:
- a CDS encoding sterol desaturase family protein, with the protein product MPDNGLFLPEPVIRFGSFLLIFGTLAIIELLHPRLERPEMQAALKTRRWLTNVGMLILSSVVLRIIFPAAAVGSALWAENQGIGLFNQFGVPVWVAALVSIIVLDFAVWLEHLLSHKIPLLWRIHRMHHADTGFDLTTALRFHPLEIVISMFWKVGIVLALGAPAWSVLVFEVILNGTAMFNHANIALPKPIDRLVRLVLVTPDMHRVHHSTIRQETDSNYGFSLSIWDRLFATYTDQPAKGHLDMDIGLAAYRDQQQPSGLKWSLLLPFRKN
- a CDS encoding anti-sigma factor family protein — encoded protein: MLTCRELNERATDYLEGQMSLRQRAGFKLHLLMCSKCGTYVDQLAKTIALLRVGRPTQDEAAPDDKLIEAFRATAANSEKPNAR
- a CDS encoding RNA polymerase sigma factor; the encoded protein is MAASGTTDETALIAALRRGDEAAFRQLVARQQPSMLAFARSFLRDRAAAEEAVQDTWLALIAGIREFEGRSTLKTWSFSVLANIARSKARREGRTVSFTDMGYNDPGVDADRFSGDGTWLSPPGQWSEIDPERIVGGRQTLEHALAAVDALPDNQRAVVTLRDIEGLSATETCSVLDITDANQRILLHRGRTRVRAALEQVLSPPPA
- a CDS encoding CDP-alcohol phosphatidyltransferase family protein; translation: MLNVTFGLLARPSRKNLQTSHQPERAKLMIDSYLIPPQERVLRHPARWLLGLGVSANALTLTGFVIGLGALPAIALGNFWLALLLIAINRVLDGLDGAVARQAGPTDRGAFLDIALDFFFYASIPFAFVLADPAANGVAGALLLFSFIGTSSSFLAFAVIAKQRGMTALAMPKKGIYYLGGITEGAETIALFVLICLFPALFPIAAISFAALAFLTTAIRWWWGWTSFDAK
- a CDS encoding ABC transporter permease codes for the protein MTAVYQGVAPDYEEQARILGASPRHTLWQVTLPMLLPGVIAGSLFTFLVSTNLFLLTFLLGQGKIITLPTLLFSKLAGGALDPSAAGIALVAALPGIALLLVSERFLRHRPWLSR
- a CDS encoding BufA1 family periplasmic bufferin-type metallophore yields the protein MNRMSSLALAATLLTAAAGMSAPAALAQDTEKCYGVAMAGQNDCAAGPGTTCAGTSTVDYQGNAWKAVPAGTCVSMEIDGDRMGSLEALERDVPMT
- a CDS encoding DUF692 domain-containing protein, which codes for MPANHLPARAGLGLKPQHYAQIIETAPDIGFFEVHAENYMGDGGPPHRYLTAIAERYPISLHGVGLSIGGEGPLDTAHLTRLRALIDRYQPQSFSEHLAWSSHDESALNDLLPLPYTQATLDTVVAHIDQVQQVLGRRMLLENPSTYVLFAESTIDEVDFLAAIAQRTGCGLLLDVNNVMVSAVNHQTDAASYINRFPVEAVGEIHLAGYDEAEDAVGDRLLIDAHASRVSADVFDLFRHTLGRTGPMPTLVEWDNNVPSFDILADEARLADDAIGQASSQIQRRAS